The proteins below come from a single Pichia kudriavzevii chromosome 2, complete sequence genomic window:
- a CDS encoding uncharacterized protein (PKUD0B02040; similar to Saccharomyces cerevisiae YNL302C (RPS19B) and YOL121C (RPS19A); ancestral locus Anc_3.51) — MPGVTVRDVSAHEFINAYAQFLQRQGKLEVPSYVELVKTSAGNELPPQDAEGWFYKRAASVARHIYLRKHVGIGKLNKVYGGSKNRGPRPGKHVDASGSVNRRVVQALEKIGVLELAANGGRKISENGQRDLDRIAAQTLEAEDDE, encoded by the exons ATGCCAGGTGTTACTGTTAG AGACGTTTCTGCACACGAATTCATCAACGCTTACGCACAATTCTTGCAAAGACAAGGTAAGTTAGAAGTTCCTTCCTACGTTGAATTAGTTAAGACTTCCGCAGGTAACGAATTACCACCTCAAGATGCAGAAGGTTGGTTCTACAAGAGAGCTGCTTCTGTTGCAAGACACATCTACTTAAGAAAGCACGTTGGTATCGGTAAATTGAACAAGGTTTACGGTGGTTCCAAGAACAGAGGTCCAAGACCAGGTAAGCATGTTGATGCTTCCGGTTCCGTCAACAGAAGAGTTGTCCAAGCTTTAGAAAAGATTGGTGTTTTAGAACTTGCTGCAAATGGTGGTAGAAAGATCTCCGAAAACGGTCAAAGAGATTTAGATCGTATTGCTGCACAAACTCTTGAAGCAGAAGATGACGAATAA
- a CDS encoding uncharacterized protein (PKUD0B02030; similar to Saccharomyces cerevisiae YOL124C (TRM11); ancestral locus Anc_3.48): MVKEYLIFLAQTHTSFRKAELESLADLHNIEVDLSEHNEENPFVIVKLKNDEEAFKLIDRAILAKSIYELWGHGESFDQLHRDVKKKMDFLRGPYMDNTAFKFENLTFQGGKKTREQQIRLYEQFAYLEFKGKIKMKNPDQVFTILEQYSLGTDLYPLEYPDHVYFGRLVNVSARTRGAVEKYEIKKRPYFGTTSFDAELSLFTCNMGQVKKNQLVYDPFVGTGSFLVAASEFGGITIGSEIEFLTLKGKGPKRRLKDNFDYYKKPLHFCDALCMDFTNNAFRDDLMFGSIICDPPYGVREGVKVCGSSDDKVGREKIVIDGQLAYLRKDYIQPKKAYSLDLLLDDLLDFSAKRLETGSRLCFWMPVANDEDIPTMIPQHENLELIYELVQDFHKWSRRLLVYVKRDGNYKGKTLKSEHREGTNNFRDRYFHKFSRDSKLTQN, encoded by the coding sequence ATGGTGAAAGAGtatctgatatttttagCTCAAACTCATACTAGTTTCAGGAAAGCCGAACTAGAATCCCTAGCTGACTTACATAATATTGAAGTAGATCTTTCAGAGcataatgaagaaaatccGTTTGTTATCGTTaaactgaaaaatgatgaagaggcattcaaattgattgacCGGGCAATATTGGCCAAAAGTATTTATGAATTATGGGGTCATGGTGAAtcatttgatcaattgCATAGAGATGTTAAAAAGAAGATGGATTTTCTAAGGGGTCCATACATGGATAATACAGCATTTAAGTTTGAGAATTTGACATTTCAGGGCGGtaagaaaacaagagaacAGCAAATCAGGCTCTATGAACAATTTGCCTATTTAGAGTTCAAGggtaaaatcaaaatgaaaaatcctGATCAAGTTTTTACTATCCTTGAGCAATATTCACTAGGTACAGATTTATATCCGCTGGAGTATCCTGATCATGTATACTTTGGAAGGCTAGTGAATGTGAGCGCAAGGACAAGAGGAGCTGTCGAGAAATATGAAATTAAGAAAAGGCCATATTTTGGCACAACTTCATTTGATGCCGAATTATCGTTGTTTACCTGTAACATGGGGCAAGTAAAAAAGAACCAGTTAGTATATGATCCTTTCGTGGGAACAGGATCTTTTCTCGTTGCAGCTTCTGAATTTGGTGGCATAACAATTGGTTCAGAGATTGAGTTTTTAACTTTGAAAGGAAAGGGACCAAAGAGACGATTAAAGGATAATTTCGATTATTATAAGAAACCTCTGCATTTTTGTGATGCATTGTGTATGGATTTTACTAATAATGCTTTTAGGGATGATTTAATGTTTGGATCAATTATCTGTGACCCACCATATGGTGTGAGAGAAGGCGTGAAAGTATGTGGATCATCAGATGATAAAGTTGGTCGTGAGAAAATTGTAATTGATGGGCAATTAGCTTATCTCAGAAAAGATTATattcaaccaaagaagGCATATTCATTAGACCTATTATTAGATGATTTACTGGATTTTTCGGCCAAAAGATTAGAGACAGGATCAAGATTGTGTTTTTGGATGCCTGTTGCTAATGACGAAGACATTCCGACCATGATCCCACAAcatgaaaatttggaattaaTCTATGAATTAGTTCAAGATTTCCATAAATGGTCCAGGAGACTCCTTGTTTATGTTAAAAGAGACGGAAACTATAAGGggaaaacattgaaaagCGAACATAGGGAAGGTACTAATAATTTCAGGGATCGTTATTTTCATAAATTTTCGAGAGATAGTAAGCTTACACAGAATTAG
- a CDS encoding uncharacterized protein (PKUD0B02050; similar to Saccharomyces cerevisiae YOL120C (RPL18A) and YNL301C (RPL18B); ancestral locus Anc_3.52), whose amino-acid sequence MGRDHFKKPHEKSSHRSAPKSDNVYLASLARLYSFLARRTDAAFNKVVLRQLFLSKINKPPVSVSRIARALKPEVNANKIVVVVGTVTDDVRLHSFPKATVAALKFTKSAKATILKNGGEAITLDELALRAPTGKNTLILRGPRNSREAVRHFGFGPHKGKAPKVQSKGRKFERARGRRRSRGFKV is encoded by the exons ATGGGTAGAGATCACTTCAAGAAGCCACACGAAAAGTCCAGTCACAGATCTGCACCAAAGTCTGACAACGTCTACTTAGCATCCCTTGCAAGATTATACTCCTTCTTAGCAC GTAGAACTGATGCTGCTTTCAACAAGGTTGTCTTGAGACAATTATTCTTGTCCAAGATTAACAAGCCACCAGTCTCTGTTTCCAGAATTGCAAGAGCTTTAAAGCCAGAAGTCAATGCAAACAAGATtgtcgttgttgttggtacCGTTACTGATGATGTCAGACTTCACTCTTTCCCAAAGGCTACTGTTGCAGCATTAAAGTTCACCAAGAGTGCAAAGGCAACCATCTTAAAGAACGGTGGTGAAGCTATCACTTTAGATGAATTAGCTTTAAGAGCTCCAACTGGTAAGAACACCTTAATCTTGAGAGGTCCAAGAAACTCCAGAGAAGCTGTCAGACACTTTGGTTTCGGTCCACACAAGGGTAAGGCTCCAAAGGTCCAATCTAAGGGTAGAAAGTTTGAAAGAGCAAGAGGTAGAAGAAGATCTAGAGGTTTCAAGGTCTAA
- a CDS encoding uncharacterized protein (PKUD0B02020; similar to Saccharomyces cerevisiae YOL123W (HRP1); ancestral locus Anc_3.49), producing the protein MSNFEDDEALFDDVYAEDTKVSTNAPTVTEQQQQQEQPQEVQTRKETQESSHTVQDSVAPPTISSSSKNEEVSANAEGVNSALVGNPSSNSEAQTSESGTDHQPSQVDANTTHMQMQPMMQMPVMQPGQNPMEYYQQMQQYQAMQAAVTQGQNAQGSPASMQAMMIPPMMGQFPQYPQYPGQVMPGVPGVPGVPGVPGVPGVPGVPIPTNSPPVPEAQTNQTQQEHIPDATEIEAPKDITDKVKADMSNKDLGKLFIGGLNWETDEERLKQYFSQYGEVLELNVMRDNNTGKSRGFAFLTFASSSSVDAVMKEKHILDGKLIDPKRAIPKDEQEKVGKVFVGGIAADVTPEEFRSFFEKFGTIIDSQLMINKDTGKSRGYGFVTYDSQEAVDRVTKYNYVMFRGKKMEIKKAEPRTQHLKNQGRSVDNTSYNQNNQYGSPMGGPMGFNAGAPGGFNNMQYWQQMQQMQQMQQYWMQMQQQQQQQQHQPQQHMSPTSQDAQLNMYSSNNGNQGQGGDDDNVPNPQEHGSYNDGNDDYRDDYRDDRRGGYNRRDDRRGGRRYDDDDDEFDGEDDRTNLPSGPKKLRERRGSGSGGSRYNDRRSGGGGSGGGGSRRRGGRSGRRNNNYHPYRR; encoded by the coding sequence ATGTCCAACTTTGAAGACGACGAAGctttatttgatgatgtttATGCTGAAGATACCAAAGTATCAACCAATGCTCCAACTGTAACGgagcagcaacagcagcaagAACAGCCTCAGGAAGtgcaaacaagaaaagaaacacaagaaTCCTCCCACACAGTTCAAGACAGTGTTGCACCGCCAACAATCTCTTCGTCTTCCAAAAATGAGGAGGTATCTGCTAATGCAGAGGGTGTCAATTCTGCATTAGTCGGTAATCCTTCTTCCAATTCTGAAGCACAAACTTCAGAGTCCGGCACTGACCATCAGCCATCTCAAGTAGATGCTAACACTACACATATGCAAATGCAACCTATGATGCAAATGCCTGTTATGCAACCTGGTCAAAATCCTATGGAATATTACCAGCAAATGCAACAGTATCAAGCAATGCAAGCTGCTGTAACACAAGGCCAAAATGCGCAAGGATCCCCGGCTTCGATGCAAGCTATGATGATCCCCCCAATGATGGGTCAATTCCCACAATATCCACAGTATCCAGGACAGGTTATGCCTGGTGTTCCTGGTGTTCCTGGCGTTCCTGGTGTTCCTGGCGTTCCTGGCGTTCCTGGCGTTCCTATTCCAACAAATTCACCACCAGTGCCAGAAGCACAAACTAATCAAACGCAGCAAGAACACATTCCTGATGCTACTGAAATCGAGGCACCTAAGGATATTACTGATAAAGTTAAGGCAGATATGTCCAATAAAGACTTAGGTAAACTATTTATTGGTGGTTTGAATTGGGAAACTGATGAGGAGAGGTTGAAGCAGTATTTCAGTCAATATGGTGAAGTTTTAGAGCTGAATGTTATGAGAGATAACAATACCGGGAAATCTAGAGGATTTGCCTTCCTAACATTTGCATCCAGCAGTAGTGTTGATGCTGTTATGAAGGAAAAGCATATTCTTGATGGTAAATTGATTGATCCAAAGAGGGCAATTCCCAAAGATGAACAAGAGAAAGTGGGTAAAGTTTTTGTTGGTGGAATTGCAGCAGACGTGACGCCCGAAGAGTTCAgaagtttctttgaaaaatttggTACTATTATCGACTCTCAGTTAATGATAAATAAGGATACTGGTAAATCAAGAGGTTATGGTTTTGTTACTTATGATTCCCAAGAAGCTGTTGACAGAGTCACAAAGTACAACTATGTGATGTTCCGTGGTAAGAAGATGGAAATTAAGAAAGCTGAACCAAGAACCCAACATCTCAAAAACCAAGGTAGATCTGTGGATAATACCTCGTATAATCAAAATAACCAGTATGGCAGTCCGATGGGTGGTCCAATGGGATTCAATGCAGGTGCTCCAGGCGGTTTCAATAATATGCAATATTGGCAACAAATGCAGCAAATGCAACAAATGCAACAATATTGGATGCAAAtgcaacagcagcagcaacaacaacaacaccagCCACAACAACATATGTCGCCAACTTCCCAAGATGCACAATTAAACATGTATTCTAGTAACAATGGTAACCAAGGCCAGggtggtgatgatgataatgttCCAAATCCACAGGAACATGGCTCTTATAATGACGGTAACGATGATTACAGGGATGATTATAGAGATGATAGACGAGGTGGCTACAACCGTAGAGATGACCGTAGAGGGGGCAGACGctatgatgatgatgacgatgaatTTGACGGTGAAGATGACAGAACCAACCTACCATCTGGTCCAAAGAAATTGAGGGAAAGACGTGGAAGCGGTAGTGGAGGATCAAGATATAATGATAGAAGAAGTGGAGGTGGTGGcagtggtggtggtggaaGCAGGAGAAGAGGTGGCAGAAGTGGtagaagaaataataaCTATCATCCATACCGTAGATGA
- a CDS encoding uncharacterized protein (PKUD0B02070; similar to Saccharomyces cerevisiae YOL073C; ancestral locus Anc_3.135) gives MSSILPKGFKLQPVMSSLTISIIGLPLFFSVMGWKPFFLFAWDPFISKWNQFWRLLILQLQFQNQSEITLASVLILLRLKGLERLYGSLKMFKILVLLYSYNLLIVTFLSFFLFFTFDFDIFIPSGPFGILFGLYYPFSRFIPETYVAEFDFTNATSLRIFGDGAILPLSDAFPVHFLFGILSLTEGVSSLIVSSIGYFIGILYFQNLLPLTDTSLGFLDPIYFKITHEKSFAREGRNNTTYNGVDSNHNASALDLDEENERSPSVEDNDTPVRSIGQEVLHTFTR, from the coding sequence ATGTCGTCAATCTTACCCAAGGGATTCAAGCTGCAGCCTGTGATGTCTTCACTAACCATCTCCATAATAGGGTTGccgttatttttttccgtAATGGGATGGAAgccttttttcttatttgcCTGGGATCCATTTATTAGTAAATGGAATCAGTTTTGGAGACTTCTAATCTTGCAATTGCAATTCCAGAATCAATCAGAGATAACATTAGCTTCTGTGTTAATTTTGCTACGATTGAAAGGGTTGGAAAGACTATACGgaagtttgaaaatgtttAAAATATTGGTTCTACTCTATTCCTATAATTTACTTATTGTGACATTTcttagtttctttttgttcttcacctttgattttgacaTATTCATTCCATCAGGACCATTTGGAATATTATTCGGGCTATATTATCCATTCTCTCGCTTTATACCGGAAACATATGTTGCCgaatttgattttaccaACGCCACGAGCTTGCGAATCTTTGGAGATGGTGCAATCTTACCCTTATCGGACGCTTTTCCTgttcattttctatttGGAATTTTATCCTTAACGGAAGGCGTATCTTCATTAATTGTCTCAAGCATAGGGTACTTCATCGgtattctttattttcaaaacttaTTGCCATTAACAGACACGTCATTGGGATTTCTAGATCCAATCTACTTTAAAATTACACATGAAAAGAGCTTTGCTAGAGAAGGGAGAAATAACACTACATACAATGGAGTTGATAGTAATCACAACGCATCTGCTCTTGAtttagatgaagaaaatgaacgAAGCCCAAGTGTCGAGGATAATGATACACCTGTGCGCTCTATTGGGCAAGAAGTTCTTCATACCTTCACCAGATAA
- a CDS encoding uncharacterized protein (PKUD0B02060; similar to Saccharomyces cerevisiae YGR078C (PAC10); ancestral locus Anc_3.134), with amino-acid sequence MSSTITDRLKTGETNPRGIPEAKFIENIEDFINPRTCTDADVSNFLNELQMRLEQYKFMEESKRSSLANLDTKIPDITNTLNMCEFLKQRSTEIGRDELDNEQKTISVDYQLNDTIYATANIEPESCKSVSLWLGANVMLEYPIDEAIDMLSERLTSTKHSKEITLEDLEFLRANITTMEVNLARVYNWDVQRRKSAAQSEDK; translated from the coding sequence ATGTCATCTACAATTACCGATCGTTTGAAGACAGGCGAGACGAATCCACGTGGTATTCCGGAAGccaaatttattgaaaacattgaagatttcattAATCCTAGAACATGCACGGATGCAGACGTCAGTAACTTTCTGAATGAATTACAAATGAGGTTAGAACAATATAAGTTTATGGAGGAGAGCAAGAGATCTTCATTGGCCAACTTGGATACGAAAATTCCGGATATAACAAATACTCTCAACATGTGTGAATTTTTAAAGCAAAGGTCTACAGAAATTGGAAGAGATGAACTTGATAACgaacaaaaaacaataagTGTTGATTATCAATTGAATGATACTATCTACGCAACTGCTAATATAGAACCTGAAAGCTGTAAATCTGTTTCTCTTTGGTTGGGTGCCAATGTCATGTTGGAGTATCCCATCGATGAGGCTATAGATATGTTATCTGAGAGATTAACTTCTACTAAACATTCCAAAGAAATAACATTGGAAGATTTAGAATTTTTGAGAGCAAATATCACTACCATGGAAGTTAATTTAGCTCGTGTTTACAATTGGGATGTTCAGCGTAGAAAGTCAGCTGCTCAGTCTGAGGATAAATAA